A genomic window from Litoreibacter janthinus includes:
- a CDS encoding YqgE/AlgH family protein, with product MSFDSTQLAGKLLIAMPDMGDPRFERSVIFMCSHSEDRAMGLIVNKPARDLRFNDLLKQLDIPEAPRSRQIRVHVGGPVDYGRGFVLHSPDYHSTDSTLEIDGGYGLTATLDILEDISHGDGPERCLLAMGYAGWGPGQLEAEIQHNGWLICDADSDLVFEGENDAKWTGALDLMGINPLMLSPGGGSA from the coding sequence ATGAGCTTTGATTCTACCCAACTAGCCGGAAAACTCCTGATTGCCATGCCAGACATGGGGGACCCGCGCTTTGAGCGGTCGGTGATCTTTATGTGCTCGCACTCCGAAGATCGCGCGATGGGGCTGATCGTTAACAAGCCCGCGCGGGATTTGCGGTTTAACGATCTACTGAAGCAACTCGACATCCCCGAGGCGCCACGTTCAAGGCAAATCAGGGTGCATGTCGGTGGACCGGTGGATTATGGGCGCGGCTTCGTGCTGCATTCGCCAGACTATCATAGCACCGATAGCACTCTGGAGATTGATGGCGGTTACGGTCTGACCGCGACTTTGGATATTCTGGAAGACATCTCCCACGGAGACGGGCCAGAGCGCTGCCTGCTTGCAATGGGGTATGCCGGATGGGGCCCCGGGCAGCTCGAGGCAGAGATTCAGCACAATGGCTGGCTGATTTGCGACGCGGATAGCGATCTGGTGTTCGAGGGCGAAAACGACGCCAAATGGACCGGCGCGCTGGACTTGATGGGGATCAACCCGTTGATGCTGTCGCCGGGTGGCGGCTCAGCCTGA
- a CDS encoding efflux RND transporter periplasmic adaptor subunit — protein sequence MRFFRRSLVGLFLMALTVGLLAVGGDMIYSSLEEKWSRESTSRPARERVFSVNVIALEPTSVTPVLSSFGEVRSRRTLDLRAPVGGTVVELSPDFQEGGTVRKGQLLARIDPADAQTAVDVARTDLVEAEADLREARNALALAQDDLSAAQEQLALRERALQRQRDLKERGVGTEATVETAELAEASAKQAVLSRRQAIQQADARVSQTQTLIERRRINLTNAERLLADTEVYAAFDGRLSGVTITEGGLVANNEQLAELIDPDALEVSFRVSTAQYARLLDESGGLTQAPVTVTLDVLGTDLSFQGRLTRESAAVTAGTTGRLLFAELMDTRGLRPGDFVTVAIEEPELERVAVVPSSAVDVSGGVLVLGEDDRLENGEVIVLRRQGDDVIVRVRGLRGREIVSERSQLLGAGIKVKPLRGDRAIPEAPAMVELDQDRRAKLIAFVEANTRIPEEVRTRMLVQLGEPQVPADMVERLESRMGS from the coding sequence ATGCGCTTTTTCCGCCGTAGCCTCGTCGGCCTGTTCTTGATGGCGTTGACCGTTGGTCTTCTCGCCGTTGGCGGAGATATGATCTACAGCTCCCTCGAAGAAAAATGGTCCCGCGAAAGCACAAGCCGCCCCGCGCGCGAGCGCGTGTTCTCGGTCAATGTGATTGCGTTGGAGCCAACTTCTGTCACGCCTGTGTTGAGCAGTTTTGGCGAAGTCCGATCTCGGCGAACGCTGGATTTGCGCGCGCCGGTTGGCGGCACAGTGGTCGAGCTTTCGCCGGATTTCCAGGAGGGCGGCACCGTGCGCAAAGGCCAGCTTCTCGCGCGGATTGATCCCGCCGATGCGCAAACCGCCGTTGATGTGGCCCGCACCGATCTGGTCGAGGCCGAAGCTGACCTGCGCGAAGCCCGCAACGCTCTTGCCCTTGCGCAGGATGATTTAAGCGCGGCGCAAGAACAACTGGCCCTGAGGGAACGCGCCTTGCAGCGACAGCGGGATCTGAAAGAACGCGGCGTCGGCACGGAAGCCACCGTCGAGACGGCAGAGCTTGCCGAAGCCAGCGCCAAGCAAGCGGTGCTGTCGCGTCGTCAGGCGATCCAGCAGGCCGATGCGCGGGTCAGCCAGACCCAGACATTGATTGAACGCCGCCGGATTAACCTGACCAATGCCGAACGGCTGTTGGCGGACACAGAGGTGTATGCTGCGTTCGATGGCCGCTTGTCTGGAGTGACGATCACCGAAGGCGGGCTGGTTGCCAATAACGAGCAACTGGCAGAACTGATCGACCCTGACGCGCTGGAAGTGTCCTTCCGTGTCTCTACCGCGCAATATGCTCGTCTGCTGGATGAAAGTGGTGGGCTGACCCAAGCGCCGGTGACGGTCACTTTGGACGTTCTGGGCACGGATCTGAGTTTTCAGGGTCGCCTGACCCGCGAAAGTGCGGCGGTAACAGCAGGAACGACTGGTCGGCTGCTCTTCGCGGAACTTATGGATACCAGAGGTTTGCGACCCGGGGACTTCGTGACTGTCGCTATTGAGGAGCCGGAGCTGGAACGCGTCGCTGTCGTGCCATCCTCTGCTGTGGATGTGTCGGGCGGTGTGTTGGTCTTGGGCGAAGACGACCGGCTGGAGAATGGTGAGGTCATCGTTTTGCGTCGTCAGGGCGATGACGTGATTGTTCGGGTGCGCGGATTGCGAGGGCGCGAGATCGTTTCAGAGCGGTCGCAGCTTTTGGGCGCGGGCATCAAGGTCAAACCTCTGCGCGGCGACCGCGCCATTCCCGAAGCCCCCGCGATGGTAGAGCTGGATCAGGACCGCCGTGCCAAGCTGATTGCCTTTGTGGAAGCAAACACCCGCATCCCGGAGGAGGTGCGAACCCGCATGTTGGTCCAATTGGGCGAGCCGCAGGTGCCCGCAGATATGGTGGAGCGGCTAGAAAGCCGAATGGGGAGCTAG
- a CDS encoding acyl-CoA dehydrogenase, whose product MPYRAPTADYQFLLDHVVGFDKVAATERFAEATPDMVSAILEEAGKMANEVLAPLNRNGDLHPAKLENGVVRTSPGFGDGYKAIAEGGWIGMAASPEYGGMGLPFSMQNAVNEMMGGSCLSLQLNPLMSQGQIEALEHHASDALKDLYLPKLISGEWCGTMNLTEPQAGSDVGALKSKAEDNGDGTYAISGQKIYISWADNDFSENVCHLVLARLPDGVPGTKGISLFMVPKLIPDENGKPGVANSLKVVSLEHKMGLHGSPTAVMQYDGATGWLVGKPHGGMAAMFTMMNNARVGVGGQGIAVAEAAYQHALAYAQDRKQGKTPEGDTILGHADVRRMLAEMKADVFVARSIAAACAVAIDMQTATGAPEWTARAALLTPIAKAFGTDTGINVAQQGIQVHGGMGFIEETGAAQYLRDVRVTAIYEGTNGIQAMDLVARKMMDGGEAAYALIDEIEAYAENCKANVPDLAGPVFSAAETLRETTEWLVEQDMNDRFAGAVPYLRLFARVLGGYYHLCAANAAGSDTTRGRLATVYMKRLLPEHIGLAEHVRQGASDLYALSEEDLVA is encoded by the coding sequence ATGCCCTATCGCGCCCCAACCGCCGACTACCAGTTCCTGCTTGATCACGTGGTCGGCTTCGACAAAGTCGCCGCGACGGAGCGATTTGCCGAGGCAACGCCAGACATGGTTTCGGCCATTCTGGAAGAAGCGGGCAAGATGGCGAACGAGGTTCTGGCCCCGTTGAACCGAAACGGCGACCTGCATCCTGCAAAACTGGAAAATGGTGTTGTGCGCACATCCCCTGGGTTTGGCGACGGCTACAAAGCGATTGCCGAAGGCGGTTGGATCGGCATGGCGGCGAGCCCCGAATATGGCGGCATGGGCCTTCCGTTTTCGATGCAGAACGCAGTGAACGAGATGATGGGCGGGAGCTGCCTGTCACTGCAACTGAATCCGTTGATGAGCCAAGGCCAGATCGAGGCGCTGGAGCACCACGCCTCTGACGCGTTGAAAGACCTTTATCTGCCCAAACTGATTTCGGGCGAGTGGTGCGGCACGATGAACCTGACGGAGCCGCAAGCCGGCTCTGACGTGGGGGCGTTGAAGTCGAAGGCCGAGGACAATGGCGATGGCACCTACGCGATCTCCGGCCAGAAAATCTACATCAGCTGGGCAGATAACGACTTCAGCGAGAACGTGTGCCACTTGGTGCTGGCCCGTTTGCCAGACGGTGTACCCGGCACGAAGGGCATTTCGCTGTTCATGGTGCCCAAACTGATCCCTGACGAGAACGGCAAGCCTGGCGTAGCGAACTCGCTGAAAGTGGTATCGCTGGAACATAAAATGGGCCTGCACGGCTCGCCCACTGCCGTGATGCAATATGACGGCGCGACAGGCTGGCTGGTGGGCAAGCCTCATGGCGGCATGGCCGCGATGTTTACCATGATGAACAACGCCCGTGTGGGTGTTGGGGGACAAGGGATCGCTGTGGCAGAGGCCGCATACCAACATGCTCTGGCTTACGCGCAAGACCGCAAGCAGGGTAAAACGCCAGAGGGCGATACAATTTTGGGCCATGCTGATGTGCGCCGGATGCTGGCGGAGATGAAGGCCGACGTGTTTGTAGCCCGCTCCATCGCAGCGGCCTGCGCTGTGGCGATCGACATGCAAACTGCGACTGGCGCGCCAGAATGGACGGCACGGGCAGCGTTGCTGACGCCGATTGCCAAGGCATTCGGGACAGACACAGGCATCAATGTTGCGCAGCAGGGCATTCAGGTGCATGGCGGTATGGGTTTCATCGAAGAGACCGGTGCCGCGCAATATCTGCGCGACGTTCGTGTGACGGCAATCTACGAGGGCACTAACGGCATTCAGGCTATGGACCTAGTGGCCCGAAAAATGATGGATGGCGGCGAGGCGGCATATGCGTTGATCGACGAGATCGAGGCCTATGCCGAAAACTGCAAAGCCAATGTGCCGGATCTTGCAGGACCGGTGTTCAGCGCGGCAGAAACCCTGCGCGAAACCACAGAATGGTTGGTGGAGCAGGACATGAATGATCGCTTTGCCGGCGCTGTTCCCTATCTGCGTCTGTTCGCGCGGGTGCTTGGCGGTTACTACCACCTTTGCGCCGCGAATGCCGCCGGATCGGACACCACGCGCGGGCGTCTTGCGACGGTCTATATGAAGCGTCTGCTGCCGGAACATATTGGCTTGGCCGAGCATGTGCGCCAAGGGGCCAGCGATCTGTATGCGCTGAGTGAAGAGGACTTGGTGGCTTGA
- a CDS encoding protein-disulfide reductase DsbD domain-containing protein, with protein sequence MASYVSVSLKREFIVILQAAIEVGMNNTPVKSWLAACALLLATPLPVAAQIVETGASDVVKVTLLPGWRDSSGTHFAALKFVLAPGWKTYWRAPGDGGVPTRLDLSKSANLHGVKVLWPKPEVFHENGLRSIGYRDQLVLPFAFATATDGTVKIDGSLDFGVCEEICLPVHLDLSFLLPPKQVANVEEISTAMRQRPVPAQRAQVQRVKCDVTYYEAGAHIDVEIDMPPLKGRNEALVIEASGSDLWVSEPTVVRTGNTLRATAQISTRDKTPFRLNMDQVRMTVITTLAAVDIKGCS encoded by the coding sequence ATGGCATCATATGTCAGTGTCTCGCTCAAACGTGAGTTTATTGTCATATTGCAAGCCGCTATCGAGGTCGGCATGAACAACACCCCCGTCAAATCTTGGTTGGCTGCGTGCGCCTTACTTCTTGCCACGCCCCTCCCTGTCGCCGCGCAGATCGTGGAGACGGGCGCATCGGATGTGGTCAAGGTAACTCTTCTACCAGGCTGGCGCGACTCCAGCGGGACGCACTTTGCAGCGCTCAAATTTGTGCTGGCGCCGGGGTGGAAAACATATTGGCGCGCGCCGGGCGACGGCGGAGTTCCGACACGTTTGGACCTGTCCAAGTCGGCGAACCTTCACGGTGTTAAGGTTCTCTGGCCAAAGCCAGAAGTCTTCCACGAGAACGGCCTGCGCTCAATCGGGTATCGCGATCAACTGGTGCTGCCCTTCGCGTTCGCGACTGCGACTGACGGCACCGTCAAGATTGACGGCTCGCTCGACTTTGGCGTCTGCGAAGAAATCTGCCTGCCTGTTCATCTCGACCTTAGCTTCCTGCTGCCACCAAAGCAGGTTGCCAATGTCGAAGAGATCTCGACCGCCATGCGCCAGAGACCCGTTCCAGCGCAGCGCGCGCAGGTGCAACGGGTGAAGTGCGATGTGACCTATTACGAGGCTGGCGCGCACATCGATGTCGAAATCGACATGCCGCCCCTGAAAGGGCGCAACGAAGCATTGGTCATTGAGGCCAGCGGCTCGGATTTGTGGGTCAGTGAGCCAACAGTCGTCCGCACCGGCAACACATTACGCGCCACGGCGCAAATCTCTACGCGCGACAAGACACCGTTCCGTCTGAATATGGATCAGGTGCGCATGACGGTGATCACGACGCTCGCCGCTGTGGACATCAAGGGCTGTTCGTAA
- a CDS encoding L-threonylcarbamoyladenylate synthase: MASLQTLSLGPADLAKASKLLQDGGLVAFPTETVYGLGADARNGTAVAAIYAAKGRPSFNPLIVHVASLEQAETLAHFDDDARALAQAFWPGPLSLVLPLKDGHGLSSLVTAGLDTVAIRMPAQKLARDLLLAAGCPVAAPSANPSGQISPTKAAHVLSGLSGRIDAVLDDGPCEVGVESTIVATNPVRLLRPGGLPVEALEAAIGHPLPQDLNPDTPNAPGQLTSHYAPNARVALNQREGALMLGFGAIDGQLNLSQSGDLHEAAANLFAMLRQMDALADDGQTINVAPIPMTGLGLAINDRLTRAAAPRSG; encoded by the coding sequence ATGGCCAGCCTACAAACGCTTTCTCTCGGCCCTGCCGATTTGGCTAAGGCTTCCAAGCTGTTGCAAGATGGCGGCTTGGTGGCCTTCCCAACCGAGACCGTCTACGGCCTTGGTGCAGACGCCCGCAACGGCACGGCTGTCGCCGCCATTTACGCGGCCAAAGGGCGCCCCAGTTTCAACCCGCTGATCGTGCATGTCGCGTCGCTTGAGCAGGCCGAAACGCTCGCCCATTTCGACGATGACGCCCGCGCCTTGGCACAAGCGTTCTGGCCCGGCCCGCTGTCGTTGGTGCTACCCCTGAAAGACGGCCACGGCTTGTCTTCATTGGTCACAGCGGGGCTTGATACCGTCGCCATTCGTATGCCCGCCCAAAAGCTCGCTCGTGATCTACTTCTTGCGGCGGGTTGCCCCGTTGCTGCGCCCTCGGCCAACCCGTCCGGCCAGATTAGCCCGACCAAAGCTGCGCATGTGTTGTCCGGACTTTCGGGCCGCATTGATGCCGTGCTGGACGATGGCCCGTGCGAGGTTGGCGTCGAAAGCACTATCGTTGCGACTAACCCTGTGCGTCTGCTCCGGCCCGGCGGGCTACCAGTCGAGGCACTTGAGGCCGCAATTGGACACCCATTGCCGCAAGACCTGAACCCCGACACGCCCAACGCCCCAGGTCAGTTGACGTCCCATTACGCTCCAAACGCGCGGGTCGCCCTCAACCAACGCGAAGGCGCGTTGATGCTTGGTTTTGGCGCAATCGACGGTCAGCTGAACCTATCGCAGTCGGGGGACTTGCACGAAGCCGCAGCGAACCTGTTTGCCATGCTTCGTCAAATGGACGCGCTGGCCGACGACGGGCAAACCATCAACGTGGCGCCGATCCCGATGACCGGTCTGGGTCTGGCGATAAATGATCGTCTCACAAGGGCCGCAGCCCCGCGTTCAGGCTGA
- the moaB gene encoding molybdenum cofactor biosynthesis protein B encodes MSRIDESKEFVPVRIAVMTVSDTRTPEDDKSGNTLVDRLEGAGHILADRMILQDERDQIANQLRLWCANPEIDVILTTGGTGLTGRDVTVEAHRDVYEKEIEAFGTVFTIVSMNKIGTSAVQSRATGGVAQGTYLFALPGSPGACKDAWDEILSLQLDYRHRPCNFVEIFPRLDEHQRRK; translated from the coding sequence ATGAGCCGCATTGACGAGAGCAAAGAGTTTGTGCCGGTCCGCATCGCGGTCATGACTGTCTCTGACACAAGAACGCCAGAGGATGACAAGTCCGGCAATACGTTGGTGGACCGTCTGGAAGGGGCAGGTCACATTCTGGCGGACCGCATGATTTTGCAAGACGAGCGCGACCAGATCGCCAACCAGTTGCGCCTCTGGTGTGCCAACCCCGAGATTGACGTGATCCTGACCACAGGCGGCACCGGATTGACCGGACGCGATGTCACGGTAGAGGCGCATCGCGATGTTTATGAGAAAGAAATCGAGGCCTTCGGGACGGTGTTCACGATCGTTTCAATGAACAAGATCGGCACTTCCGCCGTGCAAAGCCGTGCCACGGGTGGCGTGGCGCAGGGCACCTATCTTTTTGCGCTGCCGGGCAGTCCGGGGGCGTGCAAGGACGCGTGGGACGAAATCTTGTCGCTTCAACTGGACTACCGCCACCGGCCTTGCAACTTTGTGGAGATATTTCCGCGCCTTGACGAGCATCAGCGACGGAAATGA
- a CDS encoding efflux RND transporter permease subunit, producing MRQAIASRTGGVLSYFTRHRTAANLLLVLMIAIGAAAVPRMNTQFFPDVVVDNVSVNVRWDGAGADDVDGAIVQLLEPALLAVEGVESSSSQSREGSANINLEFEPGWDMSRAADDVQVAVDSVSNLPEDADDPTVRRGAWRDRVTDVVITGPVSVDQLGRFADEFVTRLFAVGVTRATIRGVAAPETIVEVSSLSLIRNDVTMAEIAEAIRGEASADPAGDVDGANARVRTGVAKRSADQISGIVLRSNADGSKLTIGDVATILVEGTDRDRAYYVGENPAVSVRVDRTNGGDAIAIQGQVQDVATELERTLPEGTKVQLIRTRSEAISGRLNILLDNGLMGLGLVVLLLFLFLNARTAFWVAAGIPVAMLGAIALMYAAGITINMVSLFALIITLGIVVDDAIVVGEHADFRATTLGEDPATAAENAARRMAQPVFAATVTTIIAFFGLVAVGGRFGDLIADIPFTVIVVLLASLVECFLILPNHMSHALAAQAKERWYDWPSRTVTRGFNWVRETLFRPFIAGVIWARYPVMAGALLLLMSQAVLFIRGDVTWRFFNAPERGSISGNFSMLPGATRDDTLEMMREMQRATDELAAKYEAEHGRNPIDYVLAEVGGTTGRGLAGQETKDNDQLGSIAIELIDADLRSYSSFQFVGELQDAVRRHPMLETVSFRGWRSGPGGDALDVQIYGANAETLKRAAEGLKTALSKYPEVSALEDNLAYDKEELILDLTAQGQALGFTIDGLGRVLRNRLNGIEAATYPDGPRSATIRVELPKGELTADFLERTFLRAQSGEYVPLSDIVAVARQSGFSTVRRENGVRLVSVTGDISEDDPVRAEEIMASLEADILPALEQDFGVATTMSGLAEQEADFLTDASIGFMFCLIGIYLALAWVFSSWTRPMVIMLIIPFGLVGTIYGHNAWGVPMSMFTVVGLIGMTGIIINDSIVLVSTVDEYAQERGLIPAIIDGAADRLRPVLLTTLTTVLGLAPLLFESSSQAQFLKPTVITLCYGLGFGLVLVLLVVPSLMAMQADVSRQMKALRRAVQSGSGLRWVSLGLGLVIAALFAATLGSAIVQGALPAVLAGLVPAGSAVTAALILFVAGTALVLIVSWIVAATAHGVSRSKGA from the coding sequence GTGAGACAGGCAATAGCGTCCAGAACCGGCGGAGTCCTATCTTACTTCACTCGACACCGCACTGCCGCAAACCTGCTTTTGGTTCTGATGATCGCGATTGGCGCCGCCGCCGTGCCGCGCATGAACACCCAGTTCTTCCCCGATGTTGTTGTCGACAACGTTTCGGTCAATGTCCGTTGGGACGGGGCTGGCGCGGACGACGTAGACGGCGCGATTGTGCAACTTCTGGAACCTGCCTTGCTGGCGGTTGAGGGGGTCGAAAGCTCCAGCTCTCAATCGCGCGAGGGCAGCGCCAATATCAACTTGGAGTTCGAACCGGGCTGGGACATGTCCCGCGCCGCCGATGACGTTCAAGTGGCCGTCGACAGCGTGTCGAACCTGCCTGAAGACGCGGATGATCCGACCGTGCGCCGTGGTGCGTGGCGTGACCGCGTGACGGATGTGGTGATCACCGGCCCTGTGTCTGTTGACCAGCTGGGCCGCTTCGCGGACGAATTTGTCACCCGTCTGTTTGCCGTGGGCGTGACCCGCGCCACCATTCGGGGTGTGGCCGCGCCCGAGACAATCGTCGAAGTGTCGTCCCTGTCCTTGATCCGCAACGATGTGACGATGGCCGAGATAGCCGAAGCCATTCGGGGCGAAGCCTCTGCCGATCCGGCGGGGGACGTAGATGGTGCCAATGCCCGCGTGCGAACGGGTGTCGCCAAGCGAAGCGCGGACCAGATTTCGGGGATTGTTTTGCGCTCCAACGCGGATGGCTCGAAGCTGACGATCGGCGACGTGGCGACGATCCTTGTCGAAGGCACCGACCGTGATCGGGCCTATTACGTGGGCGAGAACCCCGCCGTTTCAGTTCGCGTGGACCGCACCAATGGCGGGGACGCCATCGCCATTCAAGGCCAAGTGCAAGACGTCGCGACAGAGTTGGAGCGGACATTGCCGGAAGGCACCAAAGTCCAACTGATCCGCACACGGTCCGAGGCGATTTCGGGCCGGCTGAACATCCTGCTGGACAACGGCCTGATGGGGTTAGGTTTGGTGGTGTTGCTGCTGTTCCTGTTTCTGAATGCACGTACGGCCTTCTGGGTTGCAGCGGGCATACCGGTGGCCATGCTGGGTGCGATTGCGCTGATGTATGCGGCAGGGATTACCATCAATATGGTGTCGCTGTTCGCGTTGATCATCACCTTGGGCATCGTGGTCGACGACGCCATTGTGGTGGGGGAACATGCCGATTTCAGAGCGACCACCTTGGGCGAAGACCCCGCGACTGCCGCCGAGAACGCGGCGCGGCGCATGGCGCAGCCGGTGTTTGCCGCGACCGTCACGACGATCATTGCGTTCTTCGGCCTTGTTGCTGTGGGCGGGCGCTTTGGCGACCTGATCGCAGACATTCCGTTCACTGTGATCGTGGTTTTGCTTGCGTCGCTCGTCGAATGCTTCCTGATCCTGCCGAACCACATGTCCCACGCGCTTGCCGCGCAGGCGAAGGAGCGTTGGTATGACTGGCCGTCCCGCACGGTCACGCGCGGCTTCAACTGGGTTCGCGAGACGCTGTTCCGCCCCTTCATTGCGGGTGTGATCTGGGCGCGGTATCCGGTGATGGCAGGGGCATTGCTGCTGCTGATGTCACAGGCGGTGCTGTTCATTCGTGGCGATGTGACATGGCGGTTCTTCAATGCGCCGGAACGCGGCTCGATCTCTGGCAACTTCTCGATGCTGCCGGGGGCCACGCGCGACGACACCTTAGAAATGATGCGCGAAATGCAACGCGCCACGGATGAGTTGGCGGCGAAATACGAGGCCGAACATGGGCGCAACCCGATTGACTACGTGTTGGCCGAAGTCGGTGGCACAACTGGCCGCGGGTTGGCGGGGCAGGAAACCAAGGACAATGACCAACTGGGCTCCATAGCGATCGAGCTGATCGACGCGGATCTGCGCAGCTATTCCAGCTTCCAGTTCGTGGGCGAGCTGCAAGACGCTGTGCGTCGGCACCCGATGTTGGAGACGGTTAGTTTCCGAGGCTGGCGGTCTGGTCCCGGTGGGGACGCGCTGGATGTGCAGATTTATGGAGCGAATGCCGAGACGCTGAAGCGGGCCGCGGAGGGGTTGAAAACGGCCCTGTCCAAATACCCAGAAGTGTCCGCATTGGAAGACAATCTGGCCTATGACAAAGAAGAGCTGATCCTTGATCTGACCGCGCAGGGCCAAGCGCTGGGCTTCACGATTGACGGGTTAGGGCGCGTGCTGCGCAACCGTCTGAACGGCATTGAGGCCGCGACCTATCCCGACGGGCCACGCTCTGCCACGATCCGTGTGGAGCTGCCCAAGGGCGAGCTGACAGCAGATTTTCTAGAACGCACCTTCCTGCGGGCGCAGTCGGGCGAGTACGTGCCCTTGAGTGACATCGTTGCTGTCGCGCGGCAGTCCGGCTTTTCCACAGTGCGGCGGGAGAATGGCGTCCGGCTGGTGTCGGTCACGGGTGACATTTCCGAGGATGACCCCGTTCGCGCCGAGGAGATCATGGCGAGCCTAGAGGCCGATATTCTTCCAGCGCTTGAGCAGGATTTTGGCGTGGCGACCACCATGTCGGGCCTTGCGGAACAAGAGGCGGACTTCCTTACCGATGCCTCAATCGGGTTCATGTTCTGCCTGATCGGGATTTATCTGGCGCTGGCTTGGGTGTTTTCGAGTTGGACGCGCCCAATGGTGATCATGTTGATCATCCCGTTCGGGTTGGTCGGCACGATCTACGGGCACAACGCGTGGGGTGTTCCCATGTCGATGTTTACCGTGGTGGGCCTGATTGGCATGACAGGGATTATTATCAACGACTCGATTGTGCTGGTATCGACCGTCGACGAGTACGCGCAGGAGCGGGGATTGATCCCCGCCATAATCGACGGCGCGGCCGACCGCCTGCGTCCCGTCTTGCTGACGACGCTTACGACCGTGCTGGGTTTGGCGCCGCTGTTGTTTGAATCGTCGTCACAAGCGCAGTTCCTGAAGCCGACTGTTATTACCCTTTGCTACGGGCTGGGCTTCGGCCTTGTGCTGGTTCTGCTGGTTGTCCCATCGCTGATGGCGATGCAGGCCGATGTGTCCCGCCAAATGAAGGCGCTGCGTCGCGCGGTGCAATCGGGCAGCGGTCTGCGCTGGGTGAGCCTTGGGTTGGGCCTAGTTATCGCGGCCTTGTTTGCGGCGACCTTGGGGTCGGCAATCGTTCAAGGCGCGTTGCCCGCAGTTTTGGCTGGGTTGGTTCCTGCTGGCTCAGCAGTGACCGCAGCCTTGATATTGTTCGTCGCTGGCACGGCGTTGGTGCTGATTGTGAGCTGGATCGTGGCCGCGACGGCGCATGGAGTGTCGCGTAGCAAAGGCGCGTAA
- a CDS encoding MBL fold metallo-hydrolase: MSETLSYPFPDIPEEGAAIEVAQGILWMRLPLPMKLDHVNIYALDDGDSWTIVDTGFYSKRGVAIWEKLLAGPLGGKPVGRVIVTHHHPDHIGMAGWFQSEHGAELVTTRTAWLMARMLVLDEQDRPTQESLQFWKRAGMAPEIYAQRAEERPFNFADCVAPMPLGYRRIREGDVISAGERDWTVRIGNGHAPEHATFWTDGLVLGGDQLLPSISPNLGVYPTEPEADPVADWLEACERLGAFATPDQLVLPGHKLPFTGLSVRMRQLVDNHHGALERLLDHLDTPKTAHECFLPLFKREIRGGEYGLALVESVAHCAHLYLSGQATRMLRDDGAYTYQRSEA; this comes from the coding sequence TTGAGCGAAACGCTCAGCTACCCGTTCCCCGACATCCCCGAAGAGGGCGCGGCGATAGAGGTCGCGCAGGGCATCTTGTGGATGCGCCTGCCCTTGCCGATGAAGCTGGACCACGTGAACATCTATGCGCTTGATGACGGCGACAGCTGGACCATTGTCGATACGGGCTTCTATTCCAAGCGCGGGGTCGCGATTTGGGAAAAGCTGTTGGCGGGGCCGCTTGGCGGCAAACCAGTGGGCCGCGTGATCGTCACCCACCATCACCCCGACCACATCGGCATGGCAGGCTGGTTCCAGTCCGAACATGGGGCAGAGCTGGTCACGACCCGAACCGCATGGCTGATGGCCCGAATGCTGGTGCTGGACGAGCAGGATCGCCCAACGCAAGAATCTCTCCAGTTCTGGAAGCGGGCCGGCATGGCGCCGGAGATTTATGCGCAGCGCGCGGAGGAACGCCCGTTCAATTTCGCTGATTGCGTTGCCCCGATGCCGCTGGGTTATCGTCGCATTCGCGAAGGCGATGTGATCAGCGCGGGCGAGCGCGACTGGACGGTCCGCATCGGCAATGGCCACGCGCCGGAACATGCGACGTTTTGGACGGACGGCCTTGTGCTGGGGGGCGACCAGTTGTTGCCGTCGATCAGCCCGAACCTTGGCGTCTACCCAACGGAGCCTGAGGCCGACCCGGTTGCCGACTGGTTGGAGGCTTGCGAACGACTTGGGGCTTTTGCCACGCCGGACCAACTGGTTTTGCCAGGCCACAAACTACCCTTTACCGGCCTGTCTGTTCGGATGCGCCAGCTTGTCGACAACCATCATGGCGCGCTGGAACGATTGCTTGACCATCTCGACACACCCAAAACGGCCCATGAGTGTTTCCTGCCGCTGTTCAAACGCGAAATCCGCGGCGGCGAATACGGGCTGGCACTGGTCGAAAGCGTGGCGCATTGCGCTCACCTCTATTTGTCTGGACAAGCCACCCGCATGTTGCGCGATGATGGAGCTTATACGTATCAGCGAAGCGAGGCGTGA